Proteins encoded in a region of the Dorea longicatena genome:
- the rpsD gene encoding 30S ribosomal protein S4, producing MAVNRVPVLKRCRSLGMDPVYLGIDKKSNRQLKRANRKMSEYGLQLREKQKAKFIYGVLEKPFLNYFKKASKMNGMTGENLMVLLESRLDNVVFRLGLARTRREARQIVDHKHVLVNGKQINIPSYLVKAGDVVEIKEAKKSSPRYKEIVEVTGGRLVPEWLEADLENLKGTVKELPKREAIDVPVDEMLIVELYSK from the coding sequence ATGGCAGTAAATAGAGTTCCGGTTCTTAAAAGATGTAGATCCCTCGGAATGGATCCAGTTTATTTAGGAATTGATAAAAAGTCTAACAGACAGTTAAAAAGAGCGAATAGAAAAATGAGCGAGTATGGTCTCCAGTTACGTGAGAAACAGAAAGCTAAATTCATCTATGGTGTATTAGAGAAACCTTTCCTGAACTACTTCAAGAAAGCATCTAAGATGAATGGTATGACAGGTGAAAACCTGATGGTACTCTTAGAGTCAAGACTTGACAACGTTGTATTCCGTCTTGGACTTGCTAGAACAAGACGTGAAGCAAGACAGATCGTTGACCACAAGCACGTACTTGTAAACGGAAAACAGATCAACATCCCTTCATACCTTGTAAAGGCTGGAGATGTTGTAGAAATCAAAGAAGCTAAGAAGAGCTCACCAAGATACAAAGAGATCGTTGAGGTTACAGGCGGACGTCTTGTTCCAGAATGGTTAGAAGCTGATCTGGAAAACCTGAAAGGAACAGTAAAAGAACTTCCAAAACGTGAAGCAATCGATGTTCCTGTAGATGAGATGTTAATCGTCGAGTTATATTCTAAATAA